The stretch of DNA CAGTGTAGGGAGGTTGTTTCAGTAACCGTGCTATAGGGGTCAGTGTAGGGAGGTTGTTACGGTAACCGTGCTATAGGGGTCAGTATAGTGAGTTATTACGGTAACCGTGCTATAGGGGTCAGTGTAGGGAGGTTGTTACGGTAACCGTGCTATAGGGGTCAGTATAGTGAGTTATTACGGTAACCGTGCTATAGGGGTCAGTGTAGGGAGGTTGTTACGGTAACCGTGCTATAGGGGTCAGTATAGTGAGTTATTACGGTAACCGTGCTATAGGGGTCAGTGTAGGGAGGTTGTTACGGTAACTGTGCTATAGGGGTCAGTGTAGGGAGGTTGTTACGGTAACTGTGCTATAGGGGTCAGTGTAGGGAGGTTGTTACGGTAACCGTGCTATAGGGGTCAGTGTAGGGAGGTTTTTACGGTAACCGTGCTATAGGGGTCAGTGTAGGGAGGTTTTTACGGTAACCGTGCTATAGGGGTCAGTGTAGGGAGGTTGTTACGGTAACTGTGCTAGAGGGGTCAGTGTAGGGAGGTTGTTACGGTAACTGTGCTAGAGGGGTCAGTGTAGGGAGGTTGTTACGGACACTGTGCTAGAGGGGTCAGTGTAGGGAGGTTGTTACGGACACTGTGCTAGAGGGGTCAGTGTAGGGAGGTTGTTACGGTAACTGTGCTAGAGGGGTCAGTGTAGGGAGGTTGTTACGGTAACTGTGCTAGAGGGGTCAGTGTAGGGAGGTTGTTACGGTAACTGTGCTAGAGGGGTCAGTGTAGGGAGGTTGTTACGGTAACTGTGCTAGAGGGGTCAGTGTAGGGAGGTTGTTACGGTAACTGTGCTAGAGGGGTCAGTGTAGGGAGGTTGTTACGGTAACTGTGCTAGAGGGGTCAGTGTAGGGAGGTTGTTACGGTAACTGTGCTAGAGGGGTCAGTGTAGGGAGGTTGTTACGGTAACTGTGCTAGAGGGGTCAGTGTAGGGAGGTTGTTACGGTAACTGTGCTAGAGGGGTCAGTGTAGGGAGGTTGTTACGGTAACTGTGCTAGAGGGGTCAGTGTAGGGAGGTTGTTACGGACACTGACATCTTTCCTTGTGTCATATTTGTTGCCAACAGCAATCTATCAAACAGGCGTCCCGAGCTCAGATCCTAGACAAAGCCACGGACTATATCCAGTACATGAGGAGGAAAAACCACACCCACCAGCAGGACATCGATGATCTGAAGAGGCAGAACGCTCTGCTGGAGCAGCAAGGTGAGAATGGAGAATCTACTGTACCTAcggaccatctctacctgtagtatgatggagaatctACTGTACCTAcggaccatctctacctgtagtaTGATGGGGAATCTACTGTACCTAcggaccatctctacctgtagtatgatggagaatctACTGTACCTAcggaccatctctacctgtagtatgatggagaatcaACCGTACCTAcggaccatctctacctgtagtatgatggagaatcaACCGTACCTAcggaccatctctacctgtagtatgatggagaatctACCGTACCTAcggaccatctctacctgtagtatgatggagaatctACTGTACCTAcggaccatctctacctgtagtatgatggagaatctACTGTACCTAcggaccatctctacctgtagtatgatggagaatctACTGTACCTAcggaccatctctacctgtagtatgatggagaatctACTGTACCTAcggaccatctctacctgtagtatgatggagaatctACCGTACCTAcggaccatctctacctgtagtatgatggagaatctACTGTACCTAcggaccatctctacctgtagtatgatggagaatctacggaccatctctacctgtagtatgatggagaatctacggaccatctctacctgtagtatgatggagaatctacggaccatctctacctgtagtatgatggagaatcaACCGTACCTAcggaccatctctacctgtagtatgatggagaatctACTGTACCTAcggaccatctctacctgtagtatgatggagaatctACTGTACCTAcggaccatctctacctgtagtatgatggagaatctacggaccatctctacctgtagtatgatggagaatctacggaccatctctacctgtagtaTGATTGAGAACCTAcggaccatctctacctgtagtatgatggagaacctacggaccatctctacctgtagtaTGATTGAGAACCTAcggaccatctctacctgtagtatgatggagaatctACTGTACCTAcggaccatctctacctgtagtatgatggagaatctACCGTACCTAcggaccatctctacctgtagtatgatggagaatctACCGTACCTAcggaccatctctacctgtagtatgatggagaatcaACCGTACCTAcggaccatctctacctgtagtatgatggagaatctACTGTACCTAcggaccatctctacctgtagtatgatggagaatctACTGTACCTAcggaccatctctacctgtagtatgatggagaatctacggaccatctctacctgtagtatgatggagaatctacggaccatctctacctgtagtaTGATTGAGAACCTAcggaccatctctacctgtagtatgatggagaacctacggaccatctctacctgtagtaTGATTGAGAACCTAcggaccatctctacctgtagtatgatggagaatctACTGTACCTAcggaccatctctacctgtagtatgatggagaatctACCGTACCTAcggaccatctctacctgtagtatgatggagaatctACCGTACCTAcggaccatctctacctgtagtatgatggagaatctACCGTACCTACGGACCATGTTTCTGtagcgtgtgtgtttgtctgcttATGGGTCAAATTTTGACATTGACCTTCTACATTTGCCTCTTCATCTTCTCAACCCTTTCCtttattccccctctctcccttgctctatctcctccatcctctgtctATCTCCTTCCTTTCTGTCCTCCTCCCCATTGTCTCTCCCCTGTAGTGCGTGCCCTGGAGAAGGTGAAGGGTTCGACGCAGCTGCAGGCCAGCTACAGCTCTTCAGACAGCAGCCTGTACACCAACCCTAAAGGCAGCGCTGTGTCCGCCTTCGACGGAGGTTCTGACTCCAGCTCCGAGTCCGAGCCAGAGGAACCCCCCGCCCCCAGGAAGAAGCTCCGAGTGGAGGCCAGCTAGGACGCTGCACTAGCCCACAGTGCCACACCTGGTGTGGAAGGGTACTGCAGGCACGGGTACTGGTCCAGTAGTCAGTACTGCTCCTGTAATTCCCAATACATTGGCctccctcctttctttctctgGATGTGCTCTCACTGGATAGTGAAGACTCCAATCCTTCCCTCATATGTCTATCCTGAAGTCCCTTCATCACGCCATCCgctggagagggagggaagacagcTGAGAGGAAGAACACTGATTTAGAACGTAACGTgcaagggggaaaaaaacattttccctttctcgctctctctcccctttcctctctctttgaCTTCTCAGCATCGGTATCTCTCTCAGCAACGTCAACTATCCAAAACCCAAAATTAGGAATTTTTGCTCTGTGGAGGACTCAATGATTTTGTACCCTCTACTACGTACTCTCTCCTCCCAGTGGAAAACTACGGAGAGAAGAGGCGTACTCCTCCAAGCACTGCTgaaatacttttttgttgttttttttgtcttgATAAGAACCTGTTTTAGAATTTACACACGTCAAGAAGAGTCGTCCTGTCTGTCGGAGAAGCTTACCTTTTTAAACCCTTTTTTTAAACCAACTTTTTTCCCACAAAAATCATTTGGACACACTTTGAAGCTAAATATTGATGTAAAAGTGAAACAAAAACCCACCTCAGTCCCATATAATTAGTTTTCCATTTTGACACACGTTGGTTAAATTAAAACAAATATAACCCCCTTTGTAGAAAATCATTGATGTTTTGGAAAAAAGGACCAGATTCCTTCCATCTTTTATCTTGAACTAGTGAATGAGTTTAGGTGGCTGAGTCAGTTAATCTCcatgttttaaataaataaaaatgttattgattgtatgttttcaAGTTCTCAAAAAATGTTATGCATTTTGTATTCTCACAAATTTGTCACTTGTAGTTGTCCTTCAAGGTATGAAATAGATATGAATGTCAAAATGTAGTTCCCATTTCTTTTTTTCAATTTGAGGAGAAAATGACGTCCCTGTCAACGTGTTGTGAATTACACAGTGAACTCTTAATGTCGGCGACTCcccaagtaaaaaataaataaaaaaataatgcaTTTTGCGTGTCTAGgaattgtgtgtatgtatatcTTTTCAATTATCTCCCCCATTTTAGGGTATGATTAGTGTAAACTAAATAATCTTTGTCTGATTCCATTCCATGGAAATTACAAGTATGTTGTACATACTGCCAACAACCGTCTTGTTGAGGCCTACCTTTACTATGAGACTATATAAATAAAACTATTTTATCCTTTAAAAAGTGGGATTCTGTATTTTGTTGCAGGTTTTTCCTGTTAAGTGGACAATGTTATCCAAACGTTTATAATCTGAAGAGAAGGGATACCTACACATTTTTAGGGATTAGATTTTGTCACCTGTGTTTTAAATAACAGGtgttaacagtgaaatgcttatgggcCCTTCCCGACAATGCAGAGGGGGGAAATAACAATAACTTGGCatcagtactgagttgatgtgcaggggtaacgggtaattgaggtagatatgtacatatacgtAGGGATGAAGTGACTTGGCATCAGGTTAGATCAACACGTATGCTGTGGTTACTGAGGAGTCCACATAATTAGTGcagaaagggtcaatgcagattagtccaggtagctatttggttaacacTTCAGCAgtcttgtgggtagaagctgttccaGGGTCCAGTATTTGAACATGGCTTAAACCCTCTATAACGTCAACCTAACCTACAGTGTTATGAGATGAATGACAGAattgtgtgttcctgtgtttgcTGAGTGCTGACAGTCCACCCATCTACCTAGATGACTTCATGTTTTTCTGGTTTGTAACGGCAGCAGGTATCCAGGGCTGCGTTCAGTACGACAAAACGGTGTGCAATGAATTCAATGGAAACGGAACTGTTAAACTCTGTTGGCCCAGAGGGTGATGAccttatggtgtgtgtgtactgccTGAGTTTTGCGATTTCAAAT from Salvelinus fontinalis isolate EN_2023a chromosome 20, ASM2944872v1, whole genome shotgun sequence encodes:
- the LOC129817777 gene encoding protein max-like isoform X4; protein product: MSDNDDIEVDSDEDSSRYHNVADKRAHHNALERKRRDHIKDSFHSLRDSVPALQGEKVGREQSIKQASRAQILDKATDYIQYMRRKNHTHQQDIDDLKRQNALLEQQVRALEKVKGSTQLQASYSSSDSSLYTNPKGSAVSAFDGGSDSSSESEPEEPPAPRKKLRVEAS
- the LOC129817777 gene encoding protein max-like isoform X3, whose protein sequence is MSDNDDIEVDSDADKRAHHNALERKRRDHIKDSFHSLRDSVPALQGEKVGREVASLLRDARPSTGTSAGGIVALSDQSIKQASRAQILDKATDYIQYMRRKNHTHQQDIDDLKRQNALLEQQVRALEKVKGSTQLQASYSSSDSSLYTNPKGSAVSAFDGGSDSSSESEPEEPPAPRKKLRVEAS
- the LOC129817777 gene encoding protein max-like isoform X5, whose amino-acid sequence is MSDNDDIEVDSDEDSSRYHNVADKRAHHNALERKRRDHIKDSFHSLRDSVPALQGEKQSIKQASRAQILDKATDYIQYMRRKNHTHQQDIDDLKRQNALLEQQVRALEKVKGSTQLQASYSSSDSSLYTNPKGSAVSAFDGGSDSSSESEPEEPPAPRKKLRVEAS
- the LOC129817777 gene encoding protein max-like isoform X2 — translated: MSDNDDIEVDSDEDSSRYHNVADKRAHHNALERKRRDHIKDSFHSLRDSVPALQGEKVASLLRDARPSTGTSAGGIVALSDQSIKQASRAQILDKATDYIQYMRRKNHTHQQDIDDLKRQNALLEQQVRALEKVKGSTQLQASYSSSDSSLYTNPKGSAVSAFDGGSDSSSESEPEEPPAPRKKLRVEAS
- the LOC129817777 gene encoding protein max-like isoform X1 — its product is MSDNDDIEVDSDEDSSRYHNVADKRAHHNALERKRRDHIKDSFHSLRDSVPALQGEKVGREVASLLRDARPSTGTSAGGIVALSDQSIKQASRAQILDKATDYIQYMRRKNHTHQQDIDDLKRQNALLEQQVRALEKVKGSTQLQASYSSSDSSLYTNPKGSAVSAFDGGSDSSSESEPEEPPAPRKKLRVEAS